From Malaciobacter mytili LMG 24559:
ATTATCTCCTCCAATAAAATTAGATATTTCAAAATATATATATCTAGGCAATAATGCTCTTGAACAATTAAATATAATAGAAACTTCTCATAATCCAAGTTTAATAAAGCTTATTAATAATACTTCAACTGCAATGGGAAAAAGACTTTTAAAAGAAAGACTTACTCATCCTGTAAAAGATAGTAAAGAGTTATTAAGAAGATATGCTTTATCAAAAGAGTTATATGATTATCACACTCCAATAGAAAATGAATTAGCAAATATTTATGATATAGAAAGACTTACAAGAAGAATAAAACTTACAAGATTACATCCTTTTGAATTAAACTATTTATATGATTCTTTATTAAGTATTAAAGAGGTTGTAAAATTTATGGAAAACTATAAGTTTTTTACACCTCCTTGTAGCTCTGAAGAGTTACAACTTTTTATTGATTCTATAGATTCTACTTTTGATTTAAATGTTTCTGGTAGATATATGTTAAAAGATGTGGAAGCAAATATGGTTTGTGAGGGGATAAATGTTCAAATTGATGAATTAAATAAAGAAAATGAAATACTTTATTCTAAACTTGAACGATTAAAAGCACATATTTTAACTTATTTAAAAAGTGATGATGAAAATCAAGTAAGTATAAATAGGCTTGATAAAGAAGGATTTTATTTAGGTATTACAAAAAATAGATTTAATTTAATAAAAGATGAGTTATTAAATTCTCATATAATTATTGATGATGAATTATTACTTGTAAAGGATTTTAGTTTTAAAGTACAAACAACAAATGTAAAAATTTCTTGTTGCTTAACAGAGAGTGTATCTGATAAATACGTACATAACTTAAGAAAGATTATAGAATTAAATAAACTTGTATTTAAAGAAAAACTTATAGAATTTGAAAAGAAATTTGCTTTTCTTTTAGAAGAACTTGTACAATTTATTGCTGAAATTGACTTAACGGTATCAAATATAAAAACAGCAAAAAAATATAATTATACTTGCCCTAAAATAGTAAAAACAAAAGATGATGAAAACTTTTTAGAACTAATTGAGCTTAGACATCCAATAATTGAAGCAAATGAAGAACAAGGTATATATGTTCCAAATGATGTGATTTTAGGACAATTGACTTATGCTTCAAAAGAGTATAAAAATAATGTAATTATAAAAAATTCAAATCCTTTAAATATTACTGATAATAAGATGAATGGAGTTTTACTTTATGGTATTAACTCTTCTGGAAAATCTTCTTTAATGAAATCAATAGGAATTGCAGTTATTTTAGCCCAAGCAGGATTTTATGTGCCTTGTAAATCTATGAGATTTTCTATTTTTGATGCAGTTTATACTAGAATTAGTGGAGCTGATAATATTGCAAAAGGGCTTTCATCTTTTGCAGTAGAAATGCTTGAACTTAAAAATATTTTTAATCGTGCCACTAAAAAATCTTTAATCTTAGGGGATGAGATTTCTCATAGTACAGAGACTTTAAGTGGATTAAGTATAGTTGCAAGTGCTATTTTAAAACTTGCAAAATTAGAATCAATTTTTGTATTTGCTACACATTTACATCAACTTCCAGAAATTAAAGAGATAGAAGAATTAAGAAATATTATCTCTTTACATCTTTCTGTTATGTATGAAGATAAAGAAGACAAGCTTATCTTTGATAGAAAATTAGCTTATGGAAGTGGTTCTTCTATGTATGGCTTAGAGTATGCAAGATCTCTTCATATGGATAAAGAGTTTTTAAATGTGGCAAATGATATTAGAAAAAGATTATCTGATGATTATACTAAAGTTGAAAGATTAACTCAAAGAAAAACTTCTAAATATAATAAAGATGTTTATGCTAGTTCTTGTGTAATTTGTGGTAAAGCTTGTGATGATGTTCATCATATAAAAGAACAAGCAAGGGCAAATAAAGATGGCTTTATAGGTCATATAAATGCAAATCATAAATATAATCTTATTCCTTTATGCAAAGAACATCATAAATTAGTACATGAGGGTAAAATAAATATAAATGGGTTTGTTGCAACTTCAAATGGTTTAGAGTTGCACTATACTATAATAGAAAATAATTAACTTTTTTTAAAAAAGTTTCTTATTAATAAAAAAATAAAAAATAAAGCAATAGATAAGTTTAGATAAAAGCCTTGCATATTCCCTTCATTAAAAAAGGTATATGCTAAAGCTAGAAAAATAAAAGATATTATAAGGCACATTATAAGATTTTAAAAGCCTCTTGTAAATCAATAGTTCCTTCATAAAAGGCTTTTCCTACTATTACACCAGAAATATTACCATTGTTTTTACAATTTACAATATCAGAAATATCTTTAACTCCTCCACTTGCAATAGTTTCAATTCCACTAGCTTGTGCAATAGCTTCTGTAAATTCAACATTTACTCCACATAACATTCCATCTTTACTAATATCTGTACAAATAATAGCTTGAACACCAGCATTTGCAAACTCGCGTGCAAGATCTGTAGCTTTCATATTTGAAACCTCTGCCCAACCTTCAACAGCTACCATCCCATCTTTTGCATCAATTCCAACAGCAATTGGGTATTTACTTGCCATCTCTTTTACAAATTGTGGGTCTTTTACTGCAATTGAACCTAAAATTAACCTATCAACACCTAGTTCTACATACATCTTGATAGTCTCTTCATCTCTAATTCCACCACCAAGTTCTATTTTTAAATTACAATTTTCTCTTATTTTTTTTATTTGCTCTAGGTTTGCAGGCTCTCCTGCAAATGCTCCATTTAAATCAACAATATGAAGCCATTTACTCCCTAATTCTTCAAACTTTTTTGCCACTTGCCAAGGCTCATCTGAGTATATTTTTGCACTTTCCATAAGTCCTTTACTTAATCTTACAGCTTTCCCATCTTTTAAATCAATCGCTGGTAATATATCCAAAACTTTTCTCCCTTTTATAAATTAAACTAGACTATTTACAGTCTCTTGTATATCATTGTATTTAAATTTAAAACCTAAACTTAATAGTTTTTTAGGAACCACATCTTGTCCATCTGTTAAAACTTTTGCACCTTCACTAAAAATAAGTTTTAAAACAAATTCTGGAACAGGGAAAAAAGTAGGTCTTTTTACTGCTTTTCCTAAGGCTCTTGTAAGGCCTAAATTTGTAGTTGGTTTTGGAGCAGTTAAATTAAAAGTATCAGCTAAATTATTATCAATTACAAATTTATAAGCATTTAATAAATCATCTATATGAATAAATGAAAAAGCCTGATTTCCACTTCCAATAACTCCACCAAGTCCTAGTTTAAAAGGTGTAAGCATTTTTGCAAAAGCTCCACCTTTTTTACCCAGTACTATACCAAATCTAAAAATAGATACTTTTGTATTTGCTTTTTTAGCTTCTTCTTCCCATCTTTGGCAAAGAGTTGATAAAAAATCATTTGAAAAATTTCCTTTTTCATCATAAGTATCTTTATTATCATAAATACCAACAGCAGAAGTTGAAATAAGTAATTCAGGCTTAGTTTCACTATTATTTATAGCTTCAACTATTTTTGAAGTTGTATCAATTCTACTAGAGTATAGTAATTGTTTATATTCAGGCGTCCATCTACTAATAATATTTGCACCTGCAAGGTTTATTACTATATTACTATTTGCCATAAGTTCTTGAAGTTTTTCTTTATTATTTAAAATATCTCTTGAAATAGCAACTACTTTATATCCATATTTTTGAAAAAAAGTTGTAAGTGAAGAACCTACAAAGCCACTTGCTCCTGTTATTGCTATAGTTTTCATGGTATCTCCTTTATTTTATATTCATAAAATTTTTAAGAATCTTTAAACCATTATCATGGGATTTTTCAGGATGAGGTTGAAATCCAAAAATATTATCTTTGTTTACCGCACTAGCAAAATCATATCCATAAGTAGTTTTACCAATGATATTTTTTTCATTTGTTACTGCATGATAAGAGTGAACAAAGTATAAATAAGGATTTTTTAGTCCTTCAAATAGTTTATGTTCTTTATTTGCTATTGTGTTCCATCCCATATGAGGTATTTTAAAATCTTCATGCATTTTTGATTTATCAAATTTTACAACATTACCTTCAATTAAACCTAAGCCTTTTGTTAATCCAAACTCTTCTGAACTTTCAAATAAAAGTTGCATACCTAAACAAATACCAATCATTGGTTTTCCTGTTTTTGCAAATCCAAAAATTGCTTCTTTCATTCCTGTTGTATTTAAGTGTTCCATTGCATCGGCATAGGCACCAACTCCTGGAAGAATTATTCTATCAAAATTTTTTAACTCTTCAGGGTTTTGTACTATTGTAGCTTTTGTATCTAATAGATGACAAGCATTATAAACACTTGCTAAGTTTCCCATATTGTAATCAATTATTCCAATCACTTTTATTCCCTCTAAATAAAATTGATTATACTAAATTTTAGCATCATCTAAGGTTAAAATAAAATCTTTCTTTTTTATTATTAAAATAACTTAATTTTATATTTATAAATTTATAAAATAATAAATATTTATTGATATAAGTGTTGAAAAAAGCACTTATTTTTAGTTATTTTTTAAAAATAATATTAAGAAAAGATTTGATATACTCTATATTTTTACAAGTATTAAAAAAGTGGAGAGTAATATATGTTTGGAAAAATTAAAAAAAAAGAATTGATTTCTTTTGGTTTAATTTGGGCTTTTTTATTTTTTATAATAGGTTTATATCCACTAGTTTATAGTAAAGATTTAAGAGTTTGGTCTATTATTATTGCAAGTATTATATTAATTATCTTAATTATAAAACCCGAGATTTTAAATAAATTTTATATCATTTGGATAAAATTTGGTGAATTTATTGGAAAATTTATGTCAAAAATAATTATGTTTATTTTATATTTTGGCATATTTACTCCAACTTCTTTTGTTTTAAAAATACTAAAAAAAGATTTGCTAAGAAAAAAAATTAATAAACAAGAGAATTCTTATTGGATTTCAAGAGATACTCAACCCCAATCAATGAAAAAACAATTTTAGGAAAAAAATGTCAATATTAAAAGAATTATGGGATTTTATGAAAGTTAGAAAAAAATATTGGTTAGCACCAATAATCTTTTTAATGCTTATGTTAGGAGCTATAATTGTACTTGCTCAAGGTAGTGCTGTAGCACCTTTTATATATACATTATTCTAAGAGTTTAAATAATGTATATTTTAGGAATATCTGCTTATTATCACGATAGTAGTGTTGCAATTATTAAAAATGAACATATTATAGCAGCAGTCCAAGAAGAAAGATTTACAAGAATTAAGCATGATAGTAATTTCCCAAGTCAATCAATTAAATATTGTTTAAATGAAGCAGGAATAACTTTAGATGAAATTGATTATATTGCTTTTTATGATAAACCTTTTATAAAATTTGAAAGATTACTTGAAACATATTTAACAGAAGCTCCAAAAGGCTTTAAATCATTTTTAATGGCTATTCCTATTTGGTTAAAAGAAAAACTTTTTTTAAAAGAAACATTAGCAAGAGAGTTTACTTTATTATTTGAAGAACTAAATCCAAAAAAAAATGAAAAAGAGTTTAAAGCATTTAAAAAAAGAGTAATTGAAAAGTTTATGTTTAGTGAACATCATCAAAGTCATGCTGCAAGCGCTTTTTATCCAAGCCCTTATGAGGAAGCAGCAATATTAACTATTGATGGAGTAGGAGAGTGGACTACAACATCTATTGCCTATGGAAAGGCAAATAATATTAAATTTTTAAAAGAGATTCATTTTCCACACTCTTTAGGATTATTATACTCTGCTTTTACCTATTATACGGGCTTTAAAGTAAATAGTGGTGAGTATAAACTTATGGGGCTTGCTCCATATGGAAAGCCTATTTATTCTGATTTAATTAAAGAACATCTTATTCATATAAAAGATGATGGCTCTTTTAAACTTGATATGAGTTATTTTAATTATACTTCTGGTTTAACTATGACTAGCAATAAATTTCATAAACTTTTTGGTGGTAAACCAAGAGAAAGTGAAAGTGAAATTACTCAAAAAGAGATGGATTTAGCTGCATCAATTCAAAATGTAACAGAAGAGTTAGTTATAAAATTAGCAAATTACGCAAAAAAACTAACAGGTGCTAAAAATCTTTGCTTAGCTGGTGGTGTGGCACTAAATTGTGTTAGTAATGGAAAAATTTTAAAAGAAAATATTTTTGAAAATATCTGGATACAACCTGCTGCTGGTGATGCAGGTGGGTCTTTAGGCACAGCTTATTGTGCTTACTACCAAGAGCTAAATAATCCACGAACTATTAATTTAAATGAACTAGATAAAATGCAAGGTTCATATTTAGGACCTAAATTTTCAAATGAAGAAATAAAATCTTATTTGGATAAAGTAAATGCAGTATATGAGTTTATAAATAATGAAGATATTCTTATTGATAAAATTTCAACACAATTAGCATCTCAAAAAGTTATTGGATGGCATTGTGGTAGGATGGAATTTGGACCAAGATCTTTAGGAAATAGAAGTATTTTAGGAGATGCAAGAAGCTCAAAAATGCAATCTATTATGAATTTAAAAATTAAATATAGAGAAAGCTTTAGACCTTTTGCCCCCTCTGTTTTAAGAGAAAAAGTAAATGAATGGTATGACTTAAATACACATAGTCCTTATATGTTATTTGTTGCTTTGGTTAAAAAAGAAAAATGTTATAAAATGACTACTGAAGAAAAAAATTTATTTGGTATAGAAAAACTAAATATACAAAGAAGTATAATTCCTGCTGTTACACATATTGATTATAGTGCAAGAATTCAAACTGTACATAAAGAAACTAATCCTAGGTATCATAAATTAATATCTAATTTTGAAGAAAAAACGGGTTGTGCAACGATTGTAAATACTTCTTTTAATGTAAGGGGAGAACCAATTGTATGTACCCCTGAAGATAGTTATAGATGCTTTATGCGAACACAGATGGATATTTTAGTTATTGAAAATTTTATTATTTATAAACAAAATCAACCAAAATACTATAATAAAGAAAATTGGCATAATGAATTTAAATTGGATTAAAATTTTTTTAAATAGGCTAAATTTTAGCATCAGCTAGGGTTAAAGAAAATAAAACTTGGTTGTTTTTATTTTCTAAAGCCTTTTTAGCTTCTAATATTGTACTACCCGTAGTAATTAAATCATCACATAGAATTGTTGTTTGTTTAGTGAGATTTTTTACTTTAAATCTTCTTGGATTTTTTTGTCTATATTTTAAATCTTTTCCCGCATATTTTATATGATTTTGTGCTTTTAAAATATTATATTTAGGCAAAATATATTTTGATTTTAGTGAAGAAGCTAAAATTGCAGTATGGGAAAAATCATGTCTAGTATGGTCATCAATAGCAATTGCAAAAACTTTTTGTTTGTATGAAAAATTTAAAGCAAAGGTTTTAAAAGATAAATAAGCAAGTATTTTATAAACCTTATCTCCATAGAAATAATATTTTGAATTTATTAGTTCTTGAATTTCACTAAGAGCATAAAAAGAGTAGTTAAAAAAACCATCTTCTATCTCTCTTTTATAAAAAGATGGTTGTAAATATCTATTTTGACAATTTTTACAAATAATATAAAAAGATAAATTTTCACATAATATACAATGCATATAAAATAATACTATAAATTATTTAAATAGTTAGTAATGTTAATATAAAAATAATAGATATATAGAAAAATTTATAAATATAAAGTGTAAGATTTAAATGCAATATACAAGAAGTATATAAACATTTAAATCTTAAATTGAGTAAAAATCTTAAATTTAGATTTTTAAAACAGCCATAAATGCCTCTTGTGGCACATTAACTTTTCCTATGGCTTTCATTCTTTTTTTACCTGCTTTTTGTTTTTCAAGTAGTTTTCTTTTTCTTGTAATATCCCCACCATAACACTTAGCAGTAACATTTTTCCCCATAGATTTTACAGTCTCTCTTGCAATAATTGTAGTTCCAATACTTGCTTGAACTGCCACTTCAAAAAGTTGTCTAGGAATTAGTTCTTTTAAGGCTTTGATAAACTCTCTACCCCTTGCAACTGCTTTTTCTTCAGGTACAATAATAGATAAAGCATCAACTATATCTCCAGCAACTCTAACATCAAGTTTTTTTAGATTACCTGGTCTAAAACCTATTGGTTCATAATCAAAAGAGGCATATCCTTTTGTTGTAGATTTTAACTTATCATAAAAATCCATTACAATTTCATTCATAGGAATATCATACTCTAAAAGAACTCTTTTCCCTAAGTAATCCATTTTAATTTGAATAGCTCTTTTTTCATTTAAAAGCTTAATAACATTGCCTAAAAATTCATCAGGAACTAAAATAGTAGCTTTCACATATGGTTCAAAAATAGTTTCTATATAGTTTGGTTCAGGAAGCTCAGATGGATTTTGAATAATTACTTTTTCTCCATCTTTTTTTAATACTTCATATACAACAGTAGGAGCAGTTGCAATTAAATCTAAATCAAACTCTCTTTCAAGTCTTTCTTTTATAACTTCCATATGAAGCATACCTAAAAATCCAGTTCTAAATCCACTTCCAAGAGCAGCTGAACTTTCTGGCTCAAATGAAATTGATGAGTCATTTAGTTGAAGTTTTATTAAGGCTTCTCTTAAATCTTCAAATTTATCAGTTTCTATTGGATAAATTCCTGCAAATACAAAAGGTTTCGCTGGTTCAAATCCATCAATAGGTTCTAAAGTTGGATTTTTTGCATCAGTCATTGTATCCCCAACAGCAATACCATCAAGAGTTTTAAGTCCCAATACAACGATTCCAATTTCTCCTGTTTTTATCTCATTTGTATTTTCTCTTTTAATAGGATGAGGATACATAAGATTTAAAACTGGATGTTGAACTTTTGTGTTCATCATTTTTAGCATTTGACCTTTTTTAATACTTCCTTCATATACTCTAACTAAAGCCAAAGCACCAAGATAGTTATCAAACCAAGAGTCATAAATTAAAGCTTTTGCAGGAGCATTTTCATCTCCATTTGGAGCTGGGATTCTATCAACAATAGAATCTATTAAGTCTTTAACTCCAAGACCAGTTTTTGCACTTACTAAGTTGTGTTCAGTACAATCAAGTCCAATAGCTTCTTCAACTTCTTGTAAAACTCTATCTGGGTCTGCACTTGGTAAATCAATTTTATTTACAACTGGTAATAGTTCTAAATTATTATCAAGAGCAATATATACATTTGCAATTGTTTGAGCTTCTACACCTTGTGTTGAATCAACAATAAGTAATGCACCCTCAGATGAAGCTAAACTTCTACTTACTTCATATGAAAAGTCAACGTGTCCTGGAGTGTCAATAAGATTTAAAATATATTTTTCTCCATCTTTTTCATAGTTTAATCTAACACTTTGAGCTTTAATAGTAATTCCACGCTCTTGTTCTATATCCATAGTATCCATAATTTGTGCTGACATTTCTCTTTCACTAATAGCCCCACACTCTTGAATAATTCTATCTGCTAGAGTAGATTTTCCGTGGTCAATATGAGCAATAATACTAAAATTTCTAATATTTTTTTGCAAAGTAGTTTCCTAAGTTTTGTTAAATTTACGCGATTATATCTAATTTTATGTTAGGGAGTAATTAAGTTTAAGATTAGTAAAAAAGATAGATAAAAATCTATCTTTTTTTTAAGTTATTTTTGAATAGTAGCTTCTACTCTTCTATTTTGAGCTCTACCATCTTTTGTATCATTTGTAGCAAGTGGTTTTGATTCACCATATCCAAAAGATTTTAATCTATTTTCATCAATATTATAAGCTTTTAAAGCTTTTACAGTTGATGCAGCTCTTCTTTCAGATAGTTTTTGGTTATATTCATCACTTCCAATTGAATCAGTATGTGCTTCAATTTTAGCTTTAGTGCTTGGATATTTTTTCATAAATTCAGCAAATTTTTTAATTTTTGAATCATATGAGTTATTGATTTTTGCACTATCAAAATTAAAATTAATATTTAAATCTACTTTTAAAGAACAACCTGTTTCATCTACAATATCACCTTTTGGAGTATTTGGACACTTATCTAATGAATCTACAACTCCATCATTATCTGAATCTAATTCAACAGGTGTAGGCTCAATAACTTTTTGTTCAACAACTGCTGGTTTTTCTTCCACAACAGGAGCAGCTTTTTTACCAAAAGGTATTGCTAATCCAACTGTATAAATTAGATTATTATCACCATGATCAGTTTCAATTAAATGTCTAATATCAGTTTTTAATGCCATGTTATCATTGATTTTATATTTAAAACCTACACCATAGTTTCCAAATAAACCACTTTCATTTTTAAAAGCTTCATTTTGATAAACTTCAACTCCAGCTCCAATTAAAGCATATAAAGAACTTTTAGCTGATAATTCATACTCTTTAATTAAGTTAGAGAAAATTCTTGTTACAGATGTATCTTTATTATCTGAATAATCAACATCTCCAAGACTTGTTAAGAAACCTAATTCAATTTGATCAAACATGCTATTTTCAAGATTGAAGCCTAAACTTAATCCCCCCACTCCATAGTGGTCATCCAAATTCATATTACCTTCAGTTACTACTCCTCCAACAAGTGGAGTAATTTCATATTTATATTCACTTTGCGCAAATACTAAACTTGCACACGCGATTGTCGATAATAACAGTTTTTTCATAATTTTTATCCTTGTAAAAAATAATTTTTGATATTATACCAAAAATTATATTTTATATTATTTAAACATTAAAAATAGTTTAATATTTAAATATTGAGTTTACTGATTCATTATTGTGAATTCTTTTAATTGTTTCACCAATAATCTCAGAAGCCGTTAAAACAGTAATTTTACTAGAAGTTTGTTTTGATGGAATAGTATCTGAGATAACTAATTCATCTAAAACACCATTTTCAATTCTTTCATAAGCTGGACCACTTAATACTCCATGTGTACAACATGCCATCACAGAAGTTGCACCTTTCTTTTTAAGTACTTCAGCTGCTTTAACTAATGTACCAGCAGTATCAACCATATCATCTACAAGGATAACATCTTTCCCATTAACATCTCCAATGATATTCATAACTTCAGAAACATTTGCTTTTTCTCTTTTTTTATCAACAATTACTAAATCATATCCTAATTTATTAGCATAACTTCTAGCACGTGCTACTCCACCAATATCTGGACTTGCAATAATTGGATTAGCTAATTTTTTAGATTTTATATAATTAACAAACATAATAGAACCAAATAAATTATCAACTGGTACATTAAAAAAACCTTGAATTTGTGCAGCATGTAAATCAATAGTAATAACTCTGTTAATCCCTGCTTTTTCTAATAAATCAGCAACAAGTTTTGCAGAAATTGGAACTCTAGGAGCAGCTTTTCTATCTTGTCTTGCATATCCATAATAAGGAATAACAGCAGAAATTGATTTTGCACTTGATCTTTTTAATGCATCAATCATAATTAATAATTCCATTAAATTGTCGTTTGTTGGAGCACAAGTAGGTTGAATAATAAATACATCTTGACCTCTAACACTTTCTGTGATTTGAACAGAAATCTCTCCATCACTAAATTTATTTAGGGTTGCTTCACCTATTGGTTCATTAAGATACTCACCGACTTTCCTAGCAAACTCAGGGTTCGCAGAACCACTAAAAAGTTTAAAACATGACATTATAATTTTCCTTGAATAAAGTATTTATTTTGCGATTTTATCTAAATTCTTCTTATATAGAATTTAGGAATAAAATTATAAAAAATAACTTTTGAAAATGTCTAATTTATATACAAATAAACTGTATATAATATTTTCTAAGGGTGTTATAATGATGATGTTTTTCTAAAAATCGAAAGGGGAAATATGAAAAAAATTAGTTTATACACATGTGCATTACTTTTAAGTGCTTCTACATTAGTAGCAGCAGATTCTATTGATGAAGCATTTAAAAATGGTAAAGTAAGCGGGGATATTACTTTATATACTATAAAAACTGATAATAAAGATGGGGTAAAAAACTCAGGTTTTACAGCGGGAACTATTGGATTAGGGTATGAAACAGATTCTTATAAAGGCTTTAGCGCGAAAATGGCTTTTAGAGGCAATCATGAGTTTTCAGAAGTAGAAGAAGATGATTATGAAAACTCTTTTGTAAACGATGCTATTATAACAGAAGCAAATATTAAATATGCAAATAAAGATTTCTCTTTAACACTTGGTAGACAAGTAATTGATTTAGAGTGGTTAGGAG
This genomic window contains:
- a CDS encoding ribose-phosphate pyrophosphokinase, whose product is MSCFKLFSGSANPEFARKVGEYLNEPIGEATLNKFSDGEISVQITESVRGQDVFIIQPTCAPTNDNLMELLIMIDALKRSSAKSISAVIPYYGYARQDRKAAPRVPISAKLVADLLEKAGINRVITIDLHAAQIQGFFNVPVDNLFGSIMFVNYIKSKKLANPIIASPDIGGVARARSYANKLGYDLVIVDKKREKANVSEVMNIIGDVNGKDVILVDDMVDTAGTLVKAAEVLKKKGATSVMACCTHGVLSGPAYERIENGVLDELVISDTIPSKQTSSKITVLTASEIIGETIKRIHNNESVNSIFKY
- a CDS encoding OmpA family protein, whose amino-acid sequence is MKKLLLSTIACASLVFAQSEYKYEITPLVGGVVTEGNMNLDDHYGVGGLSLGFNLENSMFDQIELGFLTSLGDVDYSDNKDTSVTRIFSNLIKEYELSAKSSLYALIGAGVEVYQNEAFKNESGLFGNYGVGFKYKINDNMALKTDIRHLIETDHGDNNLIYTVGLAIPFGKKAAPVVEEKPAVVEQKVIEPTPVELDSDNDGVVDSLDKCPNTPKGDIVDETGCSLKVDLNINFNFDSAKINNSYDSKIKKFAEFMKKYPSTKAKIEAHTDSIGSDEYNQKLSERRAASTVKALKAYNIDENRLKSFGYGESKPLATNDTKDGRAQNRRVEATIQK
- the lepA gene encoding translation elongation factor 4, which codes for MQKNIRNFSIIAHIDHGKSTLADRIIQECGAISEREMSAQIMDTMDIEQERGITIKAQSVRLNYEKDGEKYILNLIDTPGHVDFSYEVSRSLASSEGALLIVDSTQGVEAQTIANVYIALDNNLELLPVVNKIDLPSADPDRVLQEVEEAIGLDCTEHNLVSAKTGLGVKDLIDSIVDRIPAPNGDENAPAKALIYDSWFDNYLGALALVRVYEGSIKKGQMLKMMNTKVQHPVLNLMYPHPIKRENTNEIKTGEIGIVVLGLKTLDGIAVGDTMTDAKNPTLEPIDGFEPAKPFVFAGIYPIETDKFEDLREALIKLQLNDSSISFEPESSAALGSGFRTGFLGMLHMEVIKERLEREFDLDLIATAPTVVYEVLKKDGEKVIIQNPSELPEPNYIETIFEPYVKATILVPDEFLGNVIKLLNEKRAIQIKMDYLGKRVLLEYDIPMNEIVMDFYDKLKSTTKGYASFDYEPIGFRPGNLKKLDVRVAGDIVDALSIIVPEEKAVARGREFIKALKELIPRQLFEVAVQASIGTTIIARETVKSMGKNVTAKCYGGDITRKRKLLEKQKAGKKRMKAIGKVNVPQEAFMAVLKI